AACATGTAAAATGCAAGATAAACTGAAAGACTAAAACGCAATGTAAACACGGCTCCGGCTTGGAAGAAGCTAGTGGCCCCAAAAAAGAAAGGGGTGGAATAGGAGCAACTCGGGTGACTAGCTCTAATGCGCCAAGGCCAAAGTGTCACATCCTTCCGattctgggggaggggggttcaCACAGCTTTACTGTTGCCTTTAGTGTTAAACACATTCACAGAATGAAGATGGGGCCTTTTCACATCCAGGGAGGTGCGCCCCAAGACTGCAGTCCAATCGCCGCATTTCACCAGTGGCTCATTACCGAGAGGTCACCCCAAGTGTGAGCTTTAGGTTCTCGTACACCACGTAGCTGATGCTCACGGCAGGGATCACCTTCATGAAGTTGGGGGCCAAACCCCGATACAGTCCAAATGCTCCTTCTGTCTTTATAATGTGCTTGAACAGTTTGCTCATGGTCGCCTGTGGTGCGCCTTCGACAgaggctgaaaaaaataaaattaaaaaaaattgacatactATTTCAGCCTATGAGATTACACCTTGTATAGTGAACTGATTTAGTACCCATCCAATGTCCCATCACAGCGATGAATGGTGCCAAGGCTTACCTTGTGCTTGCATGCGTGTCCTGACCAACGCTAAGGGATAGCTGGCAAGCTGCCCACATGTACTGGATATGGTCCCGCAAGCCAGTAACACAAATACGCCTGGGTCAGCGCTACTTGTGGCGTATCTGTTCAGCCAGGCATTCTTCAAGGTCTTTATAAGGAGGGAGAAAAAGAACAAATTAGCACTTGATAGTTACAAGCAATATGAAAAAGTAGGAGACTAACAAGTAGATTCTTACAAACAATTCatttaaaaagataaaataaaatcagCCTCCTTGAGCAGCGAGGTGCTGCCCAAGAGACTCCACATCCTCTTTGATTGACTGGAGCAGACATCTCACCAGGACCTGTGCCAAAGCGACGAGTAGCATCGCAAGCGCAGATGCTGACTGTACCCAAACATGAAAGGCATATGCTCAGGTACTGGCAGCAGTGCACATGCAAGATTGATGGGGCCAGACATCTCGCCTGGCCCCATCAACCAAGGAGGAAACAGAACTCTTGACCAGCAGGGccagcccctcgctgctcaaggAGGCCGATTTTTGAacaattcgctcatcactattaaaaaGTTATTCCCATCCTATAAAGTTATAGCATGTCGCCATTGCTACTTTATGATCAGTCGCAGTCTGACCTGTGGTCCTGAAAATACAAtcagcactgtggcctcttcactGGTTTTCCCTGCACAGGGGACTCAGCTGCACAAGAAAATGGAGCTAATGTGCGGGAAAAACATGCCAAACGCATGCTGTGGTACCGTattcgggctcatgcacacgaccatattttctttccgtgtccatcctattttttatttttgcagcccgtatgcgGATCCATTTACTTTAAAGGGTCTGtagaaaaacggaaatgactctgtgcATTCCGTTTTACATATGTCAGCAAGTCtgttccgtaaaaaaatagaacgtgtcctattcttgtcagttttgcagacaaggacaggcattgttacaatggatccgcaaaaaaaacggatgcaacaagtacttcacatggatgtcatccatttattttttgttctttctttgcaggctgcaaaatacatacggtcgtgtgcatgagcccttagtgtgggGCTTTGCTTAGCACCATGGCATTACTTTTTGAGACCAGAATAATCATGTGACCACTTTCTCTAAACACTGACAAGTGCTATTACAATAACTTATATTTcacgatttatttatttttataattttttttttatacatatcatTCAGATTGTCAAGAATCTCACCTCATACACTGCCAGGTCAATGCCTGCATATGGAATAATCCCCAGCATATTCGGAACATAGCCTTTGTAAAAAGCAGACATTCCTTCCTTCACCAAGATTTTTTTCCCGCAATCCACCATTCCTCTGTACTGACCAGTCTTGCGCAGAGCCATCCGTGTTTTAAGAACCTGCAAGAGTGGACAGGTTAGTCTTTCCCAAGCACAGGTAGTCTGTGTATCACAAAACTGTGGGGCAAGGACTCACCTCCATAGGGTAGATGCTGCTTTGAGCAATGACGCCAGCAAGAGACCCAGCCACTAGTCGCTCCCGGATTCCAAGAGTCTCCTGATCGCTGCCTATGAGGCGTTTAATCTGAGgaaacaaaaaaagttataggacTATTGAGTCATCGGTAGAGCCCCAAAGACACAAAATTAACCCGATTAAACTAACAATTTAGGGTACAGGTTGTGGTCTCACCTGTTCGTAAGCCATGAACTTAATAGCAGATTCCGGTGCAATTTTGATGACGTTGATACCGTTGCCTCGCCACAGTGAGCGGAAGCCTCCCTCACGGATCATCtgtgtgaatccccccaagatagACATGTTGTTGTGACGGGTAGCATGGACCTGGAAGAGGGAACACgagaccacaggctcagaaaaCAGTGCTAATACAAAACgaaaaaacaaaaagacaaaaaaacaacATGGCTTCTGCTTGTTTGTTGGAGGGCTACATAATCCTAATAGGAATGTTCAGCGCAGGGTACTTTGGCTAAAGCCTGAGCTGCCAGTGCGTCATTGCTATAatacttgttaaaaaaaaaaaaaattctataaagaCAAATCCGGACCACCTGTGAGTGCGACATAACCTAAGAGAAGGGTCATTTATCACATCACCTAAGACTGACGTAAAGGAGTCACAGGCGCCTGGCACACTTGCAAGCAATAATGGGTGGGATATTGATAATCGGAATTTATTAACACCGCTTGTGGTTTGGTTGTTGACAAAACGTAAAAATGAATTCTGCTTATGAAAAATGGGCGATGActtcttagggtatggccacacttttttttttttgggatgaggcTTTGAGGCAGATCTGACTGCAAGATTTTCAGCCAAAAGCAAGAAGTGGATCCACCAGGAAGGACTCCTACAAATCCTTCCTTTAGATTTTCTTTTCAAATCCACTTATGACCTTgtccaaaaaaaactgtgtggccatacccttactGTGCTGGCTTTCATGAACGTGGTCTTCGCTAGAAAAATTATTTCATGTTGCCAGTTTCAGCAGCGCCCGTATACGCCGGCCAGGGGGTCTCCAGTGATTTCGTTACGCAATGTCCTGCACTAAAAATGACCACATGCCAGAAGGTAAGTTTGTTCTAGGGCACATGCTGATCTGTAACATCCGAGCGACACCTAGTTCAAAGTACAACATTCCTATCATTTATGTCTGTTGTAAAAATTACACAAGCCtcaatgacttaaaaaaaaaaaaaaaaaaaaaagtgcacaatTTTACAGGTATCCCATGGACGTGTACGTACAGTAAAGTCACGCACCTGCATGAGGACCTTCAGACGGTCGAGGGGCGCTGTACAAGTTCGAGACACTGCACCTGCTCCGCCACCGGCGACTAGATGCCTCCACCACATCCCTGTTTGCTTCTCTTCAACTGTAAATTCATCCGGGACAATCAGATTTTCTCCCACATCAAAGATCTGCAAAGGGAGGAGAGACACTGGGTCAGCACCGGTAGTGTCCAGCGGAAACGGATAAGCCATGCTTCACGTAAGGCAGCAGCTAATATGCCGTCACCAACCACTGCTGCAAGAACTATTGCTAGACTGTCAATGCAAATTTTTTCCTTCTAGTATATATGTAAGGCAGCAAGAACTTCCGGTTGTCTGAATGCTAATAAACCAGACGTCGGGTGCTGCAGTGGGCGGAATAAACCGGCACAGACTGAATGGGATCAGTTACTGACAAGGTGCAACTTGGTGCCAAATGTTCAGCACCTGAATTGCTCCAGATGCAGAAATGAGTCTCGTTTCCAGCTGTAAAGGAACAGAGATAAGAAAAGGCAGCGTACCGTAGAGTGCTTCCAGTACAGGATGATTTCCGGAATGTTCTCCGCAGGGTGCAAGAGGTGATAGTCCCGCCACTCGTTCCAGTCTATTGTCATCGTGCCGTTCTTATCCATGCTGCAGTGACAAGAAAATGGCCAGAAAGTCATACAGATGTACGGGCACATATTGGCATATAGCATGTAGGAGCCACGAGACACAGCGAGGGGGACAGATGAGATGAGCACATACTTACTGGGTGACAGGACCCCAGCGGTAGCCCGTCCTAATTCTGATAGTCACACAGACAGAAGCAAAGGGAAAAGATAGCACAAATAAGAAGGTTATTCCCTGCCAATTCTGTAATACCACAGATTCCACAACCCGCCTGGCAAGGAGCATATAAGCAGTTTTACACCCCCATTAGTTTTGACAAGAGGTATATGGGGATTGTGTCAAGTGTAATggggtattaaaggggtattctggtcacgtgacgttatcccctatccacaggatgggggataactattagattactGGGACCCCActtgaagtaaaagaaaatccagcacctcttatctttgcttgacggtgtttattccacaatccaaaatgtaagcggtaacggaaccttcaaaatacaagccccaatgcggtctacatgtagaccgcattggggcttgtattttgaaggttccgttaccgcttacattttggattgtggaataaacaccgtcaagcaaagataagaggtgctggattttcttttacttcaagTTTGTCAAATCGGGGTCTCATCCCTTCCGTGCACCTTCTAAACTGCagatgcaggtgagctggacttttaccaTTATATATTACTGGGACCGCCTCTGATCACAACAACAGGTacctggtccccccccccccccccccccctcaaaaataGAGTGGAAGGTGGGACAAGagtactgctgctccattcatctctatgggagtttcaGAGACAGCAGAGTACAATGAATGGCAATCTCcagaacttccatagaaatgaatggagcagctgacCAGCCCCTCCACGGAGTGCGGGATCCCCCGTTCTTCCTACGGCCTGCACCCCCACTAATCTAATAGtcatctcctatcctgtggataggtgattacTTCACGTAACCAGTATACCTTTAAAACTACTTTATTGCAAGGGGGATGGGGGGGACATGAGACGGACAACTTAAGATGGGACACAGACCACAGGACACACACGGCTGATGGTGACATTTATCAAAGGCTTACCGCTTCAGGATTTTCTCGGCCTGCTGCTCAGAGATGTTCACTCCTAGGTCTCGGAGAGACTGCATTATTTCCTGGACATCGATCCTTCCtattggataaaaataaaaaataatgtaggTTTCCTTATGGAACCGCAATGCTGCAGAACTAGAGGTACAGCACCCATTCTTGCAATTTATTATGTACCTCGCGAATAAAAAGGTGCCGTGTCCAGCTAATGGGGCCAATATAATCTCAGATCAACGAAGTACGGATTTGCATGCCCCATACAAAGCTCAACGTCTGCGTCATGGAGGTGGCTACGCCCGGGTGTAGGTGTAGCTGAAGGACATGAAAGGAAATACTAACCGTCATTCTTCTTGTCCAGGCTCCGGAAGACCAATCTCAGCTTCTTTTCATGGTCACGGAGGTAGTGGACAAACTCCTCAAAGTCCAGCTGTCCATCCAGGTCCTTATCTCCGTCTTTCACTATTTTCTGTTGGAACAAACCAGAAAAGAGGGCGTTAAATGACGTCCCAGACATAGGACTCCTTGCTGCATTATTTATAATGTTTCCACAGTCAGGCTGTATGTACTGTGCTTAGGACACAAACTGCAACCCATTGCTTGGGTAAAACCGGCAACAACAAGAGAGGACCGACACCTGCAAAACCCAAACCCATCAGGCTGGAAATTTCAAGGAGCTCCTGCAGTTGGCATTGTCCTAATGAACCCACAAGCCTATACGGTACACTGCGGCAGTGGAGGGGTTAAGAGGGCACCCGTCACGGTGCCAAGTAGAGGGTAAGAGGAGCGCGATCGTCAGGGAGAGTTACACTGACCTTTGTAAACTGTCTGAGCTGCAGTCACAGGACCCTCTCCGGGGACACAGAGCGACGCAATCTAAAGATAGTTGGGTGTGTGACACTGGGCACCCTGACCGGCCACAGAGCTGGCGATCAAATGAACAATTCCCATAAATCAGACTACAACTGATAGAACACAGAACATCCATCTCTCTGGAGACCTCACACTTGGCAGACACGCTATATCTCGGGCCTATCCCTTCATTTATCAGGACTGGACAATCCTTTTTTTGGATCAATGCTGCATCTATGGCTACTTTGAGGGAGATTTCACACTTGTTTAGTGATGCATTTCTCCGATGCAGTTTTTAAAGCAAAAACTAAGAGCAGAATAAAATATTATTTCATACATAACCCTCCTTCATTTATGATCTATTCCTGATCCAATCTACATCCAAACACCACAACCTAAGGCTactacacgaacgtattttgtttgcgtcagctccgttttttttttttttgaggataggatgcggacccattcattttaatgtccacatcagtatgtccgttccgtagccgcgcaaaaaaataaaaaatagaacatgtcctattcttgtccgttttgcggacaataggcattgttacaatggatccgcaaaaaaattaaaaaattttataaacaaaaaaatatattacattttttatagATGATATCtaaaattatataatatatatatatttttttttttattattattggcaTGCAAAGACTGTTTTTGCACATTCAAGACCAGCAGTTTTACAGGATTGCACTTCTGAAGATCAGTATGAAAAAAGAAAGCCATGAAGGAAGTAGGTCAAAAACGCCAgaaaaggagtaaaaaaaaagtggataaaaaaaatgcatgcttTTACtgcatttattattttctataggCTTATTTCctggtggcatttttttgcataaaaaaaaaaaaaaaataagacaaaagCACCACTATAAAAGTCCACAAAGACTTGAAACCAGCCTTACAATTAGAGATCAAACTAATTCCTAGACTCAGATCCACCCCAGTGGAGCATTAGGCAAGTGCGACCACTACTAGACAccaatctgcgttataccatgcaatCCCAAGATCTAAAAAGGAGGGACCCACCTGCCTCCAGTCCCGGTAGGTAGAGAATTCCTTAGACGGGATGAGAATGCTGAGCCTGAAGATAGACTTCAGAGCTGACGGGAGGCCATCGGATTCGAAGTACTGAAACTCCGCCGGAGACTGGTCGAGCACCGGTACGTACAAGCTGAGACAAAGCATTGTGAAGGCGCAGCGCACACCTGCACGCGTGACAGAGCCTcgtccctgtgatgctgctgcagctcacTTCCTTTAGTGAAACTGCAGAAGCCGGCAGGTCCCAAGCCTTAGGCATCTGTGCCCTGCAGCGATTGGGTGCCTCAGACCTGCCCCCTCCCAGCTGGTGGAACCAGCCTACTACAGCAGCCAATGGCGGGGGAGGCGAGTCCTCCAGCAGCGTGACCAGGGATTCTCCAGCCATGTAACTGATGCAGACCTCAGGGAAGGAGATGGGTGCAGACAGAAGACTCCCCCGTCACAAGCCTGACCTAAGGCAATCCCAAATGCCATTGTTCTGGCCTTGTAGAAAGTGCCGAATCCAATTAACCCTTTCCATGAAACCCTGTACACAAGTCACGCAAATGTTCCACAGACATACTGACAGCTGCCCTGACCAATCGGTATATATCAGGGGTAGGTAATCTTCGGCACTCcatctgctgtgaaactacaactcccagcatgcataatgCTGGGAAATGgggattgtagtttcacaacagctggagtgccaaaggttgccaaCCCCTGGTAGACATGCTAAGGGTGCGGCCATGTGGTCGGGTTTGGAAGCCGAAATCAGGACTGGATCAGGACAGGAGGGagtgtataaaggacagataccacTTCTCTTTTTTGACTCCAGTCCTGGtgttggctttcaaaactgcatcacGAAACCTGATCGTCTGGAGGTACACTAAGGCTCAGTTcatacctgagcgttctgaaaggagcgctctgtatgcgcgattgtacgggcgtttacaagcgcgcatacatagacaagtgtgcacacagtgtcacgcgttcccgaaagtctatgtacgggaacgcgcgacaagcgcccaaaaaaacgctcctgtacttgtgtgagcgtcgggcgttttacagcgcgagcgtacgcgctgtaaaacgcccaggtgagaaccattcccatagggaagcattggtttctccttgttgagcgttttacagcgcgttggaacgcgctgtaaaacgctcaggtgtgaactgagcctaaaggGCCAATGTTTGGGCAGATACGGATGCTAATTAGCGATAATCTGCATGGTGAAAGGTGGCGCTTATTACCCGATTAAGGAGCCAACCACTCATATATTGGTGTGGTCACTTAAATCAtcattcctgggcagcagattgttgaTTTTATACACAGCCCGTTTACAGGGGTACCGACCACCCTGCAAtaaagcagtggtggtcgtgcttgcactctATGGCGGCCGGGAGCGCACGTAGGCACGGAGGTGCTGCATCTCCCGTTCCGACCACCTTGTATCTGTCctgcagcggtggtcgtaacccctggaaacgatgcagtgtataatgtgatggaaaaatgaatgaagccagtaacggaggcaatatgggcaatcacaatacattagtaagtgtctcgtattcactttctctacatattAAATGCCATTTagtagtgagacgacccctttaggcAAAAGGGATTATGATAAAGACAGGACTTGTTCGCTGAAACAAAGCCTAAAACTGGAGCGGTAGAGGGGGGAGCGATACCTGCCCAGCGAGGAGATGAGCCCTCTTGGATGTCAGCCGGTTAGGATTAGGCAGGGGACATATTAAAGAGATCAGGTCTGCAGAGATAAAGCTGCACGTGAGGTCGGGCTCAGCCAGAGCACAGATGAGGGGGTTAACTGACGGGCGCACTGCCACACGCAATGACATTGaggagatctggaggcatctgtaAATCCCAGAAATCCCATTACTGCCGCGCTGCGATGAAGGAGCAGTGGTGAGGCACTTTCTGCAGTAGTCATACAACCAAAACTAGCACAATCTGCATGAGGACAAGGTTTTTATTACCTGCTGTAGGAGCTTCATGGGTGCCACCAGCATCAGAACCACCTGGCCCTCAGATGGGTCTTGGTCCTCTTCCTCTGACCCGGGAGAGCTAGAATTATGGTCATGACCAGGGTCCTGGCATGTAGCGCCGGGTAAAAACATGCCTAGGGCCTTCCTTATAAACGGAGTCATCCTTCCCTGCGTGCTCAGGACCCAAGAAGATGCAGCGTCACCTGGAACACGCCCTAAGCTCCTTGGAGATGCTTGGCAGCTGTGATCAGAGAACACGTGAAGAGACAGCAGGGCTGGAGCGTCGTCTGCCGGCATCTCCTACAGGAGCGTCGTCTGCCTCTGCACCCGACGCCGGCTGCTCTGACTCTGCATTCACACTGCAGCAGggttctggccaatcacagccgccGACATTAACACCTTCTCTGGTCAAACTGCTGAGCATCCTGCAAGCCAAGAGAAACCCCTGCATCACTGCTGGCCCATCAATGAGACAatcaggttaaaggggttctccaagagtataagatgtcccctcatgtgtcaggcaccccacatggaatatacttaccccgctccactCCTGGTCCCCAAACCGCCGTTGCCGCTTCTCCGTGCCCACGGATGAAAACGGAGCAGCCAATGACCGGTGGGGCGAGCCTCCCCagcatcgtgggtgacgctaGACACCATCTGCCATTGGTTGCCCACCCGactccggatgttttcatccatatgCAGGGAGAGGCGGCGGCGCGGGgaccggggtaagtatattccatgtggggtgcccacaacatgaggggacattttatattcttggagaacccctttaatggctcaTGCCCATGAACAAATTTTTTCCCGCATTCCATCCGCTTTTTTTGCAggtctgatgcggacccattcactttgatgAGGCCACAAAACATGCATCcgtaatatagaacatgtcctattctcgtctGCATTACTGACAAGGATAGAACTGGACGTTCGGCTGCACAAAGTGCGAAATGCATGTGGCCggtatctgtttttttgcggatccgcagtttgccaaCCACAAAACAGGCAgcggtcgtgggcatgagccctgacAAGAACACACGACGCAGCACATACTGCCCTGAGACAGGGGATCATTGATGTCCTCAACTTCTTCTGCAAGGAATGATCTCAGGCTGGGGATCGAATAGCAGCAGAAGTGGAGAAAGACGCCGACCATTATTTAGAGGGGCTATACCCCTAAAGGTGTTACTGTGCAATGAAAAAGGGAGTTTCAAATTGCAATATATACGCAATACATATAGCAATATTTTTTATGAACGCTACATTTTCccctctctggtagcgccccctgctgtttcacCGGTGCCCAGAATTTGTGTCCACCTTCTCTAGCATTCAGTGGTGGTCCTGCACGCTCAGTGCTGGTGAGGAGACCCAGACACCTTTCCTTCATTCACCCATTCATAGAAAAATATGGATAGATGTAGTAACCAAGAAGAGTGCATCCTCTTCTGCGCAGGAACTGGACCACTTCAGCCACCGTCCTGCGCACAACAGGAGGCAGCCAAACAATTACAGCCGTTGTATATTTTCTTAAAATAATTTTTCGTGATTTTTAatattccatgtcaatatctattaaaattaaaaaaacaatcaaATCCTaccgttttcgcactggccaataAGCCCAATTATTGGCGCCACTTcttagtctgtacagatcactttaccgcagctatctgcttatcattatgggcaggattacaatgacagatatcacacatacacaggatccaccattcacaataggtaataTCATAGCttatcttctccccctccctgcacaggtcacagagcatgcctacaaCACTCTCCCATAACTCCTGACTATTGTCCATGGACCATAGTGGGTGCTGTAAAGCAAATCTCGAAATGCCGTAAAGaaaagctcaggcaagatggccgcccccatcgtattgttcaggaaacagaataaataGTCTAATATCTAAATttacaatcaaaaaataaaataataataatgttaatCTAATTTtaactgacagaaaaaaacacatttcctttaaagcctCTTTCCCACAAAccatacggattaggtccggatgcgttcaggaaaactGGCACCATTTCACAGGCAAGTTTTggatgcgattgcgttcagtttttattgtgcgggtAAAATGCGCATTGGTGTGTTTTgctcgcacgtgataaaaaactgagggTTTACAaaaatctcttagcaaccatccgtgaaaaaaaaagcATCTCATTtggacttgcttgcggatgcgatgcgtttttcacgcaaccccatgcaCTTCTATGGTGCCAGCTTTGCGTAAAAAACCCccccgcagaatatagaacatgttgcgattttcacgtaacgcacaagtgacacaacgctcatgtacacagacccattgaattaCTCCGTataccttccgtttccgtatttccgttcaaagatagaacatgtcctattattgtccgcataacggacaaggataggactgttctatcaggggacagctgttccgttccagaaaaaaaaaaaaacagaatgcacacggatgtcatctgtattttttgtgaatctgtttttttgcgggttgcaaaatactgaaaaagccgtacggttgtgtgcaagaggcccaagAGACTATAGCCAAACAGTCATTTGCAGAGAAACCCAGATTTCCATCACTGCAGGAACGCAGCCTTATCTGGCCAAAAAAAAGCTGGAGGACGTAGGCGGAGGTCCCCCTG
The Bufo bufo chromosome 8, aBufBuf1.1, whole genome shotgun sequence genome window above contains:
- the SLC25A25 gene encoding calcium-binding mitochondrial carrier protein SCaMC-2 isoform X5, translating into MLCLSLYVPVLDQSPAEFQYFESDGLPSALKSIFRLSILIPSKEFSTYRDWRQKIVKDGDKDLDGQLDFEEFVHYLRDHEKKLRLVFRSLDKKNDGRIDVQEIMQSLRDLGVNISEQQAEKILKRIRTGYRWGPVTHMDKNGTMTIDWNEWRDYHLLHPAENIPEIILYWKHSTIFDVGENLIVPDEFTVEEKQTGMWWRHLVAGGGAGAVSRTCTAPLDRLKVLMQVRDFTVHATRHNNMSILGGFTQMIREGGFRSLWRGNGINVIKIAPESAIKFMAYEQIKRLIGSDQETLGIRERLVAGSLAGVIAQSSIYPMEVLKTRMALRKTGQYRGMVDCGKKILVKEGMSAFYKGYVPNMLGIIPYAGIDLAVYETLKNAWLNRYATSSADPGVFVLLACGTISSTCGQLASYPLALVRTRMQAQASVEGAPQATMSKLFKHIIKTEGAFGLYRGLAPNFMKVIPAVSISYVVYENLKLTLGVTSR
- the SLC25A25 gene encoding calcium-binding mitochondrial carrier protein SCaMC-2 isoform X4, translated to MSTESFVACDSRIYPTANGSVLPSMARPRTLVSPLLSGVFCQCDTLGGNPHSHESPAPSSLAAALAADPCGGALCGGPEHERRLQILFQELDVNKDGAICIDDLAVGLRRLGVHRTEMELRKIVKDGDKDLDGQLDFEEFVHYLRDHEKKLRLVFRSLDKKNDGRIDVQEIMQSLRDLGVNISEQQAEKILKRMDKNGTMTIDWNEWRDYHLLHPAENIPEIILYWKHSTIFDVGENLIVPDEFTVEEKQTGMWWRHLVAGGGAGAVSRTCTAPLDRLKVLMQVHATRHNNMSILGGFTQMIREGGFRSLWRGNGINVIKIAPESAIKFMAYEQIKRLIGSDQETLGIRERLVAGSLAGVIAQSSIYPMEVLKTRMALRKTGQYRGMVDCGKKILVKEGMSAFYKGYVPNMLGIIPYAGIDLAVYETLKNAWLNRYATSSADPGVFVLLACGTISSTCGQLASYPLALVRTRMQAQASVEGAPQATMSKLFKHIIKTEGAFGLYRGLAPNFMKVIPAVSISYVVYENLKLTLGVTSR
- the SLC25A25 gene encoding calcium-binding mitochondrial carrier protein SCaMC-2 isoform X2, giving the protein MSTESFVACDSRIYPTANGSVLPSMARPRTLVSPLLSGVFCQCDTLGGNPHSHESPAPSSLAAALAADPCGGALCGGPEHERRLQILFQELDVNKDGAICIDDLAVGLRRLGVHRTEMELRKIVKDGDKDLDGQLDFEEFVHYLRDHEKKLRLVFRSLDKKNDGRIDVQEIMQSLRDLGVNISEQQAEKILKRIRTGYRWGPVTHMDKNGTMTIDWNEWRDYHLLHPAENIPEIILYWKHSTIFDVGENLIVPDEFTVEEKQTGMWWRHLVAGGGAGAVSRTCTAPLDRLKVLMQVHATRHNNMSILGGFTQMIREGGFRSLWRGNGINVIKIAPESAIKFMAYEQIKRLIGSDQETLGIRERLVAGSLAGVIAQSSIYPMEVLKTRMALRKTGQYRGMVDCGKKILVKEGMSAFYKGYVPNMLGIIPYAGIDLAVYETLKNAWLNRYATSSADPGVFVLLACGTISSTCGQLASYPLALVRTRMQAQASVEGAPQATMSKLFKHIIKTEGAFGLYRGLAPNFMKVIPAVSISYVVYENLKLTLGVTSR
- the SLC25A25 gene encoding calcium-binding mitochondrial carrier protein SCaMC-2 isoform X1 translates to MSTESFVACDSRIYPTANGSVLPSMARPRTLVSPLLSGVFCQCDTLGGNPHSHESPAPSSLAAALAADPCGGALCGGPEHERRLQILFQELDVNKDGAICIDDLAVGLRRLGVHRTEMELRKIVKDGDKDLDGQLDFEEFVHYLRDHEKKLRLVFRSLDKKNDGRIDVQEIMQSLRDLGVNISEQQAEKILKRIRTGYRWGPVTHMDKNGTMTIDWNEWRDYHLLHPAENIPEIILYWKHSTIFDVGENLIVPDEFTVEEKQTGMWWRHLVAGGGAGAVSRTCTAPLDRLKVLMQVRDFTVHATRHNNMSILGGFTQMIREGGFRSLWRGNGINVIKIAPESAIKFMAYEQIKRLIGSDQETLGIRERLVAGSLAGVIAQSSIYPMEVLKTRMALRKTGQYRGMVDCGKKILVKEGMSAFYKGYVPNMLGIIPYAGIDLAVYETLKNAWLNRYATSSADPGVFVLLACGTISSTCGQLASYPLALVRTRMQAQASVEGAPQATMSKLFKHIIKTEGAFGLYRGLAPNFMKVIPAVSISYVVYENLKLTLGVTSR
- the SLC25A25 gene encoding calcium-binding mitochondrial carrier protein SCaMC-2 isoform X6 → MLCLSLYVPVLDQSPAEFQYFESDGLPSALKSIFRLSILIPSKEFSTYRDWRQKIVKDGDKDLDGQLDFEEFVHYLRDHEKKLRLVFRSLDKKNDGRIDVQEIMQSLRDLGVNISEQQAEKILKRIRTGYRWGPVTHMDKNGTMTIDWNEWRDYHLLHPAENIPEIILYWKHSTIFDVGENLIVPDEFTVEEKQTGMWWRHLVAGGGAGAVSRTCTAPLDRLKVLMQVHATRHNNMSILGGFTQMIREGGFRSLWRGNGINVIKIAPESAIKFMAYEQIKRLIGSDQETLGIRERLVAGSLAGVIAQSSIYPMEVLKTRMALRKTGQYRGMVDCGKKILVKEGMSAFYKGYVPNMLGIIPYAGIDLAVYETLKNAWLNRYATSSADPGVFVLLACGTISSTCGQLASYPLALVRTRMQAQASVEGAPQATMSKLFKHIIKTEGAFGLYRGLAPNFMKVIPAVSISYVVYENLKLTLGVTSR
- the SLC25A25 gene encoding calcium-binding mitochondrial carrier protein SCaMC-2 isoform X7, with translation MLCLSLYVPVLDQSPAEFQYFESDGLPSALKSIFRLSILIPSKEFSTYRDWRQKIVKDGDKDLDGQLDFEEFVHYLRDHEKKLRLVFRSLDKKNDGRIDVQEIMQSLRDLGVNISEQQAEKILKRMDKNGTMTIDWNEWRDYHLLHPAENIPEIILYWKHSTIFDVGENLIVPDEFTVEEKQTGMWWRHLVAGGGAGAVSRTCTAPLDRLKVLMQVHATRHNNMSILGGFTQMIREGGFRSLWRGNGINVIKIAPESAIKFMAYEQIKRLIGSDQETLGIRERLVAGSLAGVIAQSSIYPMEVLKTRMALRKTGQYRGMVDCGKKILVKEGMSAFYKGYVPNMLGIIPYAGIDLAVYETLKNAWLNRYATSSADPGVFVLLACGTISSTCGQLASYPLALVRTRMQAQASVEGAPQATMSKLFKHIIKTEGAFGLYRGLAPNFMKVIPAVSISYVVYENLKLTLGVTSR